The following DNA comes from Mastomys coucha isolate ucsf_1 unplaced genomic scaffold, UCSF_Mcou_1 pScaffold11, whole genome shotgun sequence.
gggggagggagaaccAAGTCCCTGCATCTGTTGAGTGGGCagacattttgttgttttgttttgttttgttttttgagacagggtttctctgtgtagccctggctgtcctggaactcactctgtagaccaggctggcctcgaactcagatatctgcctgcctctgcctcccaagtgctgagattaaaggcgtgtgccaccacggcccatCGTGGGCAGACATTTTAACAAGGAGAGTGATGTGGAAACAGTTGTTATATAGGGTGCTCAAGAAAGTCCTAGCCAAGCAAAGGACATTTCAGCACACACTTGAAGGAGTTGtaccctgtctttctctctctctctacctacccacgcatgcacgcacgcatgctcgcccactcatgtgcacacaacCAGCTTGTCAAGTTATTCATGTCTCCCTCTCAGGGTTAAAGGCTTCTTTCTGGCAGAGCTGGTCAAACTCATATCTGAATGAGCAGGTGTCAGGCCTGACTTAGGAATGTTTGATGAGTTCTGTCAAAGAATACAGAAATTAGAGCTTCATACATTAAACAAGTCCTACCAGGAACTGTTAGGATTTTGTGCTTCCACATTTAGCAAACAACTTACAAATTTCattgtattataaatatacacagaagaggaagagaatgaattAAAACCAAGTATGActacatatattaaaatgtacaagctgggcagtagtgatacatgcctttaatcccagcacttgggggggcagaggcaggcggatttctgagttcaaggccagcctggtctacagagtgaattccaggacagccagggctgcatagtgaaaccttgtctcaaaaaaaaaatttttttgtgtcTTTAAAGGTGCTAAgccctggtggaaggagagatgtCAGTTTTGTTGGTACTAGAAGTGGTGGGAGAAGCTGGGGGCATCATCTCTCGTTCTGATATCATCTCTTGTTCTGTGGCTTCCTGAGCCATCACTTTTGGTGTCTTACCACAGTTAGATCGGTCAACTCGGGAACTGGAGCTGGGCCTTGACTATGGAACTCCCACCATGAACTTGGCTGGGCAGAGCCTGAAGTTTGAAAACGGCCAGTGGGTGGCAGGTGCGTGGCACTTCCTGATGTTTCGTCAGTCAGGGTGGCAGAAGGAGACTCCTTTCATTCCTGTTCTGTGTCCCCTAGACTCAGTGATCAGTGGCGGTGTGGACCGGAGGGAAACTCAGCGCCTGCGCAAACGAAACCAGCagttggaagaagaaaacaatctcCTGCGTCTGAAAGTGGACATTCTGCTAGACATGGTGAGGAGGCAATCCCAAGTGATGCCTAGGTTTTCCCGTTAGGGAAGCCCTACCTCAAATCTAGCCATCCAACTGATTTCCCCAGGGCCTACTTGCCGGGTCCATTTCCTGGGtacccacacacaaatataaaagccAGCCTTGCCACCAAAGGCTGGAGCAGGGATGTATTATAGTACCCGCAATCTCTGTGCCTGTGGTAAGGATATCCTTTAGTCCAAGCAGTGTTTGATACCCGCCCAGGAGAAGAGGCCTATGCAGTGGAGAGACGTACCAGGATAGTGGCAAGAATGGAAAGGAGATGAGGGCatcccaggtggtggtggtatctGCTCATGGTTAGAGGCATCCTGCCTCAAATAAGCTGAATCAGTGCCCAGTGCAGACCTGCAAAGGGCACATACTGAATTAATGTCCATCTCTTGTGTGTGCTGGGCCTGGCGGTGCATGCGCAGGGGATGACAGGCGTGAGGGAGCTGATGGAAGCTGCTCTGCTCCACCAGCTAACTACTCTGTGACTTCATCTCTCCAGCATGACAGCTGGCAGCAGAGTAGCACTAATTAGTGGAACTAATACTACAAGCCACAAACACGCTCTGAGAAGCAGAGACCACCCGCCCGCCTGCCCTGTGTCTTCATGTTCAGTGTCTGCCTCCTCCTACTATAAAGCCTGGTCAAAGATACTGATGAGGAACGGAGCACTATTTTTAGAGCATCCCATCCCCcagacctgttttttttttttttatagcattgTTTGCTAAGTGCCATTATACGAGATAGACGGCGCAAAGTGATTTATAATCTCCAGACACCCAGCGAGTGTTTTTTCTGTCTTCACATGTGGTATGCCATGTAGTTGTGTAGATGTGCTAGAGGCATGAGGAGGGGGTAATTCCTCTTTGACCAAGGCTTAGCTGGGTGAGGAACGGTAGTTTTCCTTGGCACACAGtagctgtgtgtgtctgcagcGTGACCTGGACATAGCTTTTTTCGTAACAGCCTGATGCTCTTACTTCCAGCTTTCAGAAACCACCGCTGAGTCCCACTTAAAGGACAAAGAACTGGATGAACTGAAGATTTCCAACCGCAGGAGGAAGTGAAGACAGAGCCCGGGGACACTCGCTAGGAGACTAGAAAGAGCCCACTGAGGGGAGGCGGATGCGGCAGAGCCCTTTGATTTTTCATCAGATTAGTAGACTTGCCCTAGGAGACAGCTTTACCAGGCCCTGGCTCCCTGGGACAGGGGATAGGGAAGAGAGATGGATGGAAGAAGCGAAGGTGCCAGACCAGGGCCATAGCCAAGGCAGCACCCCAGACTCACCCAGGGTGTCAATCTGAAGCATACCCCAGGAGGGCCTAGGAACAATGAGTCTTTGGTTGCTGTCGGCAGTGACAGCATATAACTGTCCATGTCTCAGAGTTCAGACAGCTGGCAGCTCACCTCTTGACACTGACTCCTTCCAGAGAGCACCTCTTGTGAGGGTGCCCAGTACGTGAGTCTGGGTTGTCTGCACCCCAGCCCCCAAACTCCCAGCCATAATCTCTCTGCCTTTAAAGAGCCCTCATCCCCAAATCCACAGCCTCTTCGGGCATCAGCTCTCCAGCAGCAAGCTCCAGTCTTCCACAGCACATTCTAATTtactctattttttattaaatggtGTTCAATAATCTCTGTGTAGCAAAAATAGATCAACAACAAcagccaaaagaaaaagacaaagtgtCGTTTCCTCAGGAAGTAACCAGAGCCTGGGTTCTCAGTTTGTGTTGCTCTACAGAAAGAGAAGGTGTTTAGAATAGGGAAATGGCGCTTTGACGGGGAAACCCACCCTAGAAGAGAAACAGCGACTTCATGTTCCAACTCCCCTGCTTACCTGCATCCTCGAGGTGGCACCGGTGCCCTCTAGCTGGTCTGGACCTCTTGAGAGGTGAAAGGCATGGAATCAGTGCCCAGGTTAGTGTGAACCAACCTCCTCTAGCCAGAGAAGAGTCCCACTTAAAGGACAAGGAACTGGATGAACTGAAGATTTCCAACCGCAGGAGGAAGTGAAGACAGAGCCCGGGGACACTCGCTAGGAGACTAGAAAGAGCCCACCGAGGGGAGGCGGATGCGGTAGAGCCCTTTGATCTTTTTGTCAGATTAGTAGACTTGATTTCATCAAATTAgcaaacctgagtttgatcctcatgACCCACAGGgacaaagaaaactgactcctgaaatttgtcctccaacctccacagcGAGCAGCAGGACACATGCAACCTacctcataaaaacagaaaatgtcagACTTAAAGGGGAGAAAGGTACATTTCCAGGTCTGCTCTCAGGCTCTCTTGTCCATCCTGGAAGAGAAACAGTGACTTCATGTTCCAATTCCTCTGCTTACCTGTGTCCTTGAGGTGGCACCGGTGCCCACTAGCTGGTCCGAACCTCAGAGTTCGGCAGGGAGCACAGGTTGAGGCATGGAGCCAGAGCATTAAGCCAAGGATGGCTACCATGGTTACCTCCTCCTCATTTGGTATTGAGCCTGGCAGAGGGCTCAGTCCCTTGCATGCAGCCCCTCAGCTCCACATCTCCACAGCTCAGCCCTGTCAACATGCTTAATTGTAACCAGGAGACAACACACTGTTTAGTTTGGAAACTGCTGTAGATGACAGTGCAAACGCTGGAGGCCTGAATcccagcccacagtgacacaggcaTCTATACTGAGGCTGTGGCTTATAGCCCCTCCTAAAAGCTCGCTGAACGCCGCAGGGGTCTGGACAAGAGAGCCTAAGAGCCAGACCTGGAAATGTACCTTTCTCCCCTTTAACTctgacattttctgtttttatgaggtAGGTTGCATGTGTCCTGCTGCtcgatgtggaggtcagaggacaaatttcaggagtcagttttctttgtcCCTTGTGGGTcatgaggatcaaactcaggttgtcaagcttagTGACTTGTGTTCTTATCCCATGAGTCATCTTGCTAGCGCTTAATActgaagaaaccaggaaaggatcCAGATATATCAAATAGGTACAGATTATAGAATAATGGAGTTTGCTTGTGTCCAGACCACAATGTTTTTGGCAACCATTTATTGAGCACTGATGATGATGggtattttttttggttttgtgttttttggttttttcgttttttgttttgttttctgagacagggtttctctgtgtagtcctggctgtcctggaactcactctatagaccaggctggcctagaactctcagaaatgtgcctgcctctgcctcccgagtgctgtgaataaaggtgtgcacctatGTTTAATTCTCATGACAACTGTTTTTCAGTTGAAGCAACCAGTCCAGTGAGGTGAGGGATGGAAGAAAAGGAGCTATAGCTGGAGCCTTGGGCATCACTTGGGGCGCACTTCTATGTCCAAATGATGTGACTTCCTCTGCCAACACTGGCACCTTAGGCAGGGTGCTGGAGTCAGTAGGTCATAGGGCAGCTGTGCAGTGAAGGACTTATTTTGAGCAGAACACTgccatagccctggctgttttgtaGGGAGAACAGGTGGAAGGGACCAGGCTGTTCCTATCACAATGAGGTAAAAACAGAAGAGTGATGTGACCAGTGTGTACATGGGACTTACAGGTGGGGTTGGTTcatcaggcttttttttttttaacagagtgATAGTGTTGTGGTTTTAGAAAGGGGCCAACAGTAACCCTCGTTGACAACAACAACACCACACAGCCCTCACCTCAGCCCTATTTCCCTtaggaagacttttttttcctttgagaggcatgcagttttttgagacaggatctctctgtgtagtcctggagctCAAtacgtagaccaggctaacctccaactcatagaaatccacttgcttctgtctcccaagtactaggactaAAGTTGTCCCAGATGTCTCAATGCCCAGCATGTCATTCTTACAAGTTTCCTTTTTGGGTAGATATCACCTTCAGGTTCTGGCTAAAATTCTCCCTCAAAGCCTTTTTTTAGTCACACTAGAAATTGCCTGGCCCCTTGACACTATTTCTTGTAACCGAGGCAACAATTTCATGAGGTTCTGTACTGAGCTGGATTAGGGAAGGATCGTCACTGATGATCTGAAATATAAATTTCTGTGGGTGCAAGGCAGGAGAGGCCCGTGTGGCCCCACACCTCAAGTAAGAGCTTTACCTCCAGCCTCAAAATATGACAggactgaaagacccctgggggagacccccactcaaatctcgggaggacgtacaccaaggaatcacgagagaccacatcttgatgtaattacaagaggtatattttaatttcaggacgccctggttcggcaccacagttatctcacgcaggagatagtggagccgaccacgaggcttgaaagttagggggttttatagggaaaaggtctgagggaacaaagggatcagtgtcgtcatacatgattggctagttcaaatattaactattacgtgcagagcagagtggaaaattcctaaggttggtgttaatctgagtcaacaaagcatctgaccttaaaccatatctgagaggaccagatggtccattacttagtgtctgccaggcatgtctttgcaggcctgggccttggacatgtccttgtttgcctagacatgttttcctctatgtttatagttttatgtcttcttgacctgccagctcttatgatatctaacaacttgtttgctctttcccaggcctatgtggccagtttgtgatggattcttaggcccataacttttcttcctagtcagcacaggtttaaagctttaatttttccttacaggACCAGAACAGGAATGGCAGTTCCTGTATCCTCCAGGAAAGAGGCAGTGGGCCAGCCAGGGGCTGAGGGTTCTAGGACACCCCCCTCCCACCCAGGTGGACCATCACCACTCACTGGAACTCACAGGTCCTTTTGTCCTTGTGACCTCAGGCCTGATTCCACTCACTGTGTGTGGCCTTTGGTGCTGGGCATttgcccttcacacacacacacacacacacacacacacacacacacacacacacacctcccccatTCTGGAGGTCTGTCATCTGCTCCTGTTCTGGGATTTTCTGGATCATCTTGTCTACCCCCGCAGTGGTCTGAGGGTAACATTGCACCATCCCACTGTTGTTTGATCTCTGGGCAATTTTACAATAGTTGAAAACCCTTTTACTGTTAAACATACTCTCTTTTAAGCTCACATATATGCTGAATGTGATGTTGcatgagtttaatcccagcactttggagggagaagcaggtagatttctgtgagttgaaggTCTACATAtagagttccagggctacatagagagaccttgtctcttaaaaaaatttataataaaagttATGGCTGAGCCATGTtagtggctcagttggtagaataaGGGCCTGACTTTGATTCCTGTGTGATGACACACCTGTAGCCTTAGtacaaggtagaggcaggaggatcagaaactcaaggtcatctttgactatACCTGTAGTCTTAGTATGAAGTGGAGGCAcaaggatcagaaactcaaggtcatctttaaccacaaaatgagttcaaggcgagcctggGCTATACGAAACCGTGCTTTCCTGTTGTGTGTGGGCCCCAGGTTGGGGGgaatgaaatggctcagtgggttaaagatgcttgctgctgcGCATaatttgatctccaggacccacatggtggaagaagaataTTATGGATATTTACTAGAGAAGACTTCGTGGACACGGGTTTT
Coding sequences within:
- the Cby1 gene encoding protein chibby homolog 1, coding for MRATGARPTRSRRLTRPGRILAEGCGLAVDVGFADRRRKRWCLLTQSGMPLFGSIFSPKKTPPRKSASLSNLHSLDRSTRELELGLDYGTPTMNLAGQSLKFENGQWVADSVISGGVDRRETQRLRKRNQQLEEENNLLRLKVDILLDMLSETTAESHLKDKELDELKISNRRRK